The Microcella flavibacter DNA segment TCCCCGCGCGGCAGCCAGCGCTCATCCCCCCACCACACGTGCACGAGCGACCAGTCGATGCTGTTGCGCGCGGGCGACTGGGCGATGGCCCGCAGCACCTCGGTGCCGACGGAGCCGCCGGTGAGCACGATGTGGGCCTCGCCCTCGTCCTCGATGAGGTCGATGACCTTCGTGAGGAACCGCGCCGCGACGGAGGCGGCGAGGGCGGGGCGGTCGGGGTGCACGAGCACGCGTCGTTCGGTCGTCACGTCGGTGTGAACCTCTCTGCTGCGGATCGGGGGCGGGATGCTCGGCCGCGGCTCGGGAGCCGCGCGGTCGACGGCCTCAGGCCGCGGGCTCGAGTCCCGAGCGCAGCACGTCGCCGAACACGTCGTCGGGGTCGAGCCTACGCAGTTCCTCGGCGAGGCATTCGCGCAGGGTGCGCCGCGGAAGCGACAGCTCGTGGGTCGGCTGCCCGGCCTGCGTGAGCCGCGCGATGGCCGGCTCGGTGCGCTCGAGCGTGAGCGGGCCGGACGAGCGGTGCAGCACGACGCGCGAGAGCCCCGCGGTCGCGTCGTCGCCGACGACGCGCACCTCGACGGGCACCTGCAGCTGACGGCGCAGCCAGGCGGCGAGCAGCACGGTGGAGGGGGAGTCGGGCGGGCCCTCGACCTCGACGCGCTCCACGGGCTCGTACGGCGGCTGGTCGAGCGCGGCGGCGAGCTGGGCGCGCCACAGCGTGAGCCGCGTCCAGGCGAAGTCGGTGTCGCCGGGCTCGTACTCGCGGGCGAGCCGCTCGAGGCGGGCGAGGGGGTCGGCCGAGGCCGCGGCGTCGGTGATCCGGCGCTGCGCGAGATCGCCGAGCGGCGTCTCGCCGGGCCGCGACGGGCACTCGCCGGGCCACCAGGTCACGACGGGGGCGTCGGGCAGCAGCAGCCCGGTCACGAGGCCGTGCTGGTCGCGCGCCGCGTCGCCGTGGGCGCGCAGCACGACGACCTCGCTCGCGCCCGCGTCACCGCCGACCCGGATCTCGGCGTCGAGCCGGGCATCCGCGTCGGCGCTGTCGGTCGAGACGACGATGATGCGCATCGGATGCTCGCGCGAGGCGTCGTTCGCGGCCGCGATGACGTCCTCCTCCTCGCCGATGGTCGTGGCGATGATGAGCGTCAGCACGCGACCGAGCGCCACGGCGCCGGCCTCGTCGCGGATGCGCA contains these protein-coding regions:
- a CDS encoding glucose-6-phosphate dehydrogenase assembly protein OpcA, yielding MIITLPDTTTSKVTKTLVRIRDEAGAVALGRVLTLIIATTIGEEEDVIAAANDASREHPMRIIVVSTDSADADARLDAEIRVGGDAGASEVVVLRAHGDAARDQHGLVTGLLLPDAPVVTWWPGECPSRPGETPLGDLAQRRITDAAASADPLARLERLAREYEPGDTDFAWTRLTLWRAQLAAALDQPPYEPVERVEVEGPPDSPSTVLLAAWLRRQLQVPVEVRVVGDDATAGLSRVVLHRSSGPLTLERTEPAIARLTQAGQPTHELSLPRRTLRECLAEELRRLDPDDVFGDVLRSGLEPAA